Proteins from one Embleya scabrispora genomic window:
- a CDS encoding FAD-dependent oxidoreductase, whose product MSTELPATTDVLIVGAGPAGLTLAVALAAQGRDVTVVDAHTAAEQTSRAAVVHARTLEVLAPLGVAAPLVAQGIPSPTFTVRDRDRVVVRIDFSGLPTEYPYSLMVSQATTEAALLDRLTELGGTVLRPYRVTTLDQDADGVTATFETGERVRAGWVVGADGMHSTVRDQAGIGFQGGTYAESFVLADVRLSGAVAADEVILYFAPAGLVVLAPLPGGRHRIVAPVVDAPHEPSAAYVQELLDVRGSKAGSVVVEEVVWGSRFRVHHRIADTYRAGRILLAGDAAHVHSPAGGQGMNAGILDAVTLAEALGSVLDGGPTAALDTYGAIRRPIAERIVELADRMTRVATLAPALRPLRNLVLRTLTRIPAVRRELALRLSGLTYR is encoded by the coding sequence ATGAGCACCGAACTCCCCGCCACCACCGATGTCCTCATCGTGGGCGCCGGCCCCGCCGGACTGACCCTCGCCGTCGCCCTCGCCGCCCAGGGCCGAGACGTCACCGTCGTCGACGCCCATACGGCCGCCGAGCAGACCTCGCGCGCCGCCGTCGTACACGCCCGCACCCTCGAGGTACTGGCCCCGCTCGGAGTCGCCGCACCGCTCGTCGCGCAGGGCATCCCCTCGCCGACGTTCACCGTCCGCGACCGCGACCGCGTGGTGGTCCGGATCGACTTCTCCGGCCTGCCCACGGAGTATCCGTACTCGCTGATGGTTTCCCAGGCCACGACGGAGGCCGCCCTCCTCGACCGCCTCACCGAACTCGGCGGCACCGTGCTGCGGCCGTACCGGGTGACCACCCTCGACCAGGACGCCGACGGCGTGACCGCGACCTTCGAGACCGGCGAACGCGTCCGCGCCGGTTGGGTGGTCGGCGCCGACGGCATGCACAGCACCGTTCGCGACCAGGCCGGGATCGGCTTCCAGGGGGGCACCTACGCCGAGTCGTTCGTCCTCGCCGACGTGCGGCTGAGCGGCGCGGTCGCGGCCGACGAGGTGATCCTGTACTTCGCCCCCGCCGGCCTCGTCGTGCTCGCCCCGCTCCCCGGAGGTCGACACCGGATCGTCGCGCCGGTCGTCGACGCGCCACACGAGCCGTCGGCGGCCTACGTGCAGGAACTCCTCGACGTACGCGGTTCGAAGGCCGGCAGCGTGGTGGTCGAGGAGGTCGTCTGGGGATCGCGCTTCCGGGTCCACCACCGGATCGCCGACACCTACCGCGCGGGCCGGATCCTGCTCGCCGGCGACGCCGCCCACGTACACAGCCCGGCCGGCGGCCAGGGCATGAACGCCGGCATCCTCGACGCGGTGACCCTGGCCGAGGCACTGGGCTCCGTACTCGACGGCGGCCCCACCGCGGCCCTGGACACCTACGGCGCCATCCGCCGCCCGATCGCCGAACGCATCGTCGAACTCGCCGACCGGATGACCCGGGTGGCCACCCTCGCGCCGGCGCTGCGCCCCCTGCGCAACCTCGTGCTGCGCACCCTCACCCGGATCCCCGCCGTGCGCCGCGAACTCGCCCTGCGGCTCTCGGGTTTGACCTACCGCTGA
- a CDS encoding NUDIX hydrolase, whose protein sequence is MTTIDKIAWLRLEAGKILSTRSRGKDVYYLPGGKREPGESDIQTLVREIGEELTATIAPDSAVHAGTFEAQAHGHAIGITVRMTCYTADYQGTLEPGSEVQELIWLTYADRERVSPVDQLIFDHLHQSGRLL, encoded by the coding sequence ATGACCACCATCGACAAGATCGCATGGCTCCGGCTGGAGGCCGGGAAGATCCTCAGCACCCGTTCCCGCGGCAAGGATGTCTACTACCTACCCGGCGGCAAACGTGAGCCCGGCGAGAGCGACATCCAGACCCTCGTCCGCGAGATCGGCGAAGAACTCACCGCCACCATTGCGCCCGACAGCGCCGTGCACGCCGGTACGTTCGAAGCCCAGGCACACGGACACGCCATCGGGATCACGGTCCGCATGACCTGCTACACCGCCGACTACCAGGGCACGCTCGAACCCGGCAGCGAGGTACAAGAACTCATCTGGCTCACATACGCCGACCGGGAGCGGGTCTCCCCGGTCGATCAACTGATTTTCGACCACCTACACCAGTCCGGCCGGCTCCTCTGA
- a CDS encoding DUF6643 family protein: MTSARAYDGGIYSPYSETPIYDRLVAERGRPEIGPFNVPLPDFAMHPLFGERPALPALPALPSSYSSPAPAYGSSTPGYGYNAPAPMPALPAPLPVPAQYGGAPQYGGGQYNNAPMSGYASMAPAAPQAPQPAVHQSQPGAGQYAAQYVQPPQVPAPRVPNMGEPGQFPPRY; this comes from the coding sequence ATGACCTCGGCTCGCGCCTATGACGGCGGCATCTACTCGCCGTATTCGGAGACCCCGATCTACGACCGGCTGGTGGCCGAACGGGGCCGGCCGGAGATCGGCCCCTTCAACGTGCCCCTTCCGGACTTCGCCATGCACCCGCTCTTCGGCGAACGACCGGCGCTCCCCGCCCTCCCGGCGCTGCCCTCCTCGTACTCGTCGCCCGCGCCCGCGTACGGCTCGTCGACCCCGGGCTACGGCTACAACGCGCCCGCACCGATGCCCGCGCTACCCGCGCCGCTGCCGGTGCCCGCGCAGTACGGGGGCGCTCCGCAGTACGGGGGCGGTCAGTACAACAACGCGCCCATGTCGGGCTACGCGTCGATGGCCCCGGCCGCGCCGCAGGCTCCGCAGCCGGCCGTGCACCAGTCGCAGCCGGGTGCCGGGCAGTACGCCGCGCAGTACGTCCAGCCGCCGCAGGTTCCCGCGCCGCGCGTG
- a CDS encoding transporter substrate-binding domain-containing protein, producing the protein MAVVLIALAALASCTSAGSTTSGAPAASSPAERSDAGAAATAPGFAPGVAVEPPETCGNPTASLRPASGPPRAADYRTDGSLSRILERGHLIVGIDQSAYPFGYADVTDHNRLKGFDIDLVREITADLFGGNDPSRLRFRVVPNNIREQSVANGTVDMVAKSVTVNCRRRAVVDFSSVYYESGQRVLIVDDTPAADADHTKGLAGLPTGTRVCTVGGTTAADAVHATRGLVDVTGDNWTDCLVRIQQGQADAAVGDDTVMAGLQAQDRFIRMVGPKLTREPYGLEIAKGKPDLVRFVNASLERIRHDGTWRRLFDTYLARYIPESGDVTAPGAEYRD; encoded by the coding sequence ATGGCGGTCGTACTGATCGCGCTCGCGGCACTGGCGTCCTGTACGTCCGCCGGCTCCACCACATCCGGCGCACCCGCCGCCTCCTCCCCCGCCGAGCGCTCCGATGCCGGCGCCGCCGCGACCGCACCCGGATTCGCTCCCGGAGTCGCCGTCGAACCACCCGAGACCTGCGGGAATCCCACCGCGAGCCTGCGACCGGCCTCCGGCCCGCCCCGCGCGGCCGACTACCGCACCGACGGCTCGCTCTCCCGCATCCTGGAGCGGGGCCACCTGATCGTCGGGATCGACCAGAGCGCCTATCCGTTCGGCTACGCCGACGTGACCGACCACAACCGGCTCAAGGGCTTCGACATCGACCTCGTGCGGGAGATCACCGCGGACCTGTTCGGCGGCAACGATCCGAGCCGACTGCGCTTTCGGGTCGTGCCGAACAACATCCGCGAACAATCGGTCGCGAACGGCACGGTGGACATGGTGGCGAAGTCCGTCACCGTCAACTGCCGACGGCGGGCCGTGGTCGACTTCAGCTCGGTCTACTACGAGTCGGGCCAGCGGGTCCTGATCGTCGACGACACCCCCGCCGCGGATGCCGACCACACGAAGGGCCTCGCCGGCCTCCCGACCGGGACCCGGGTGTGCACGGTCGGCGGCACCACCGCCGCCGACGCGGTACACGCCACGCGGGGCCTGGTCGACGTCACCGGCGACAACTGGACGGACTGCCTCGTCCGCATCCAACAGGGCCAAGCCGACGCGGCGGTCGGCGACGACACCGTCATGGCCGGCCTCCAGGCCCAGGACCGCTTCATCCGCATGGTCGGCCCCAAGTTGACCCGGGAGCCCTACGGCCTCGAAATCGCCAAGGGCAAACCGGACCTGGTCCGCTTCGTCAACGCGTCCCTCGAACGCATCCGGCACGACGGAACCTGGCGTCGGCTGTTCGACACCTACCTGGCCCGCTACATCCCGGAGTCGGGGGACGTGACGGCGCCGGGGGCGGAGTACCGGGACTGA
- a CDS encoding cupin domain-containing protein: MPVIRSTEARVTETPNAVMTTYASPTQGGTDTVLWRVDMPPAVSGPLHAIDTEQIWTVIAGALTVTIDNDQSTATAGDTLILPANTPRQLHSHPESGFSAIATSPTPSHAYIPASDPKSQSPQTTPPWIA, encoded by the coding sequence ATGCCTGTCATCCGCAGCACCGAAGCCCGCGTCACCGAGACCCCCAACGCCGTCATGACCACCTACGCCTCCCCCACCCAGGGCGGCACCGACACGGTCCTGTGGCGCGTCGACATGCCCCCGGCTGTCTCCGGCCCCCTCCACGCCATCGACACCGAGCAAATCTGGACCGTCATCGCCGGCGCCCTCACCGTCACCATCGACAACGACCAATCCACCGCAACCGCAGGCGACACACTGATCCTCCCGGCCAACACCCCCCGCCAACTCCACTCACACCCGGAATCCGGCTTCTCCGCGATAGCCACGTCCCCCACCCCCTCCCACGCATACATCCCCGCCTCCGACCCCAAGTCCCAATCCCCCCAAACCACCCCGCCCTGGATCGCCTGA
- a CDS encoding ADP-ribosylglycohydrolase family protein, with protein MGLDGFWGDGLLRDKPSREKDARVDELLPPAGGIDPPPARAVLFDRIHGGWIGRCLGAHAARRESSAGVAGDRSDAVDRAVLSLRVLESYGPGFTSAQVGGLWLLTLPFLRPFAAEQAAYLRLLDGELPPTTAGDGSGSDGSGEAMMRADMYGYVAPGDPRRAARLARKDAVVSHGGEGMYAAMWCAALAAAAFTARDAAQAVGVSLRHVPVESRVSRVVRDVLVAYARGWAWDDGVAEVGRGSGSDDRHDASGYAGLIAAGLLWGDADPVRQIGLTVRGGWDVHATAPLVGSIAGVLHGAEAGWPAEASTRIETALPGESVCALGELARRTLAVSGTESPLM; from the coding sequence ATGGGGCTCGACGGTTTTTGGGGAGATGGATTGTTGCGAGACAAACCGAGTCGGGAAAAGGACGCAAGGGTTGATGAGTTGCTGCCGCCGGCCGGAGGAATTGATCCGCCGCCCGCTCGGGCCGTGTTGTTCGATCGGATCCATGGGGGATGGATCGGGCGATGCCTTGGTGCCCATGCGGCCAGGCGGGAATCGAGCGCCGGGGTTGCCGGGGATCGCAGTGACGCGGTTGATCGGGCGGTTTTGAGTCTGCGGGTTTTGGAGTCGTACGGGCCGGGGTTCACGAGTGCGCAGGTTGGCGGATTGTGGTTGCTTACCCTGCCGTTCCTACGTCCTTTTGCGGCGGAGCAGGCCGCGTATCTGCGTTTGCTTGATGGGGAGTTGCCCCCGACCACAGCTGGTGATGGGAGCGGGTCGGACGGGTCTGGGGAGGCGATGATGCGGGCCGACATGTATGGCTATGTGGCGCCCGGGGATCCGAGGCGGGCGGCTCGGTTGGCTCGGAAGGATGCGGTGGTGTCGCATGGCGGGGAGGGGATGTACGCCGCCATGTGGTGTGCAGCGCTGGCGGCGGCGGCCTTCACGGCTCGGGACGCGGCGCAGGCGGTGGGGGTTTCGTTGCGGCACGTTCCGGTGGAGTCGAGGGTGTCGCGGGTGGTTCGGGATGTGCTTGTCGCTTATGCGCGGGGGTGGGCCTGGGATGACGGGGTGGCCGAGGTGGGGCGGGGATCTGGGAGCGATGATCGGCACGACGCGTCGGGGTATGCGGGGCTGATCGCGGCTGGGTTGTTGTGGGGTGACGCCGACCCCGTTCGGCAGATCGGGCTGACTGTGCGCGGCGGGTGGGATGTACATGCCACCGCGCCGCTGGTGGGTTCGATCGCGGGCGTGTTGCACGGCGCCGAGGCGGGATGGCCGGCGGAGGCGTCGACTCGGATCGAGACCGCGTTGCCGGGGGAAAGTGTCTGCGCGTTGGGGGAGTTGGCGCGGCGGACTCTGGCTGTGAGCGGTACGGAGTCGCCCCTGATGTGA
- a CDS encoding TetR/AcrR family transcriptional regulator: MSTPRRSSIETKAVILAAARERFGSDGYERATIRAIASDAAIDPSMVMRYFGTKEKLFAAAADVDLRFPALDTVPRSHLGAVLSAHFLDRWEGDEAMLILLRTGVTNDDAAERMRAVFADQLAPLVLRTCPNAAEAPRRAGLIATQVLGLALCRYVLRLPPIVAMTHPEVVAWLGPQIQRCLTGNLGAEGSGAGGPGA, encoded by the coding sequence ATGAGTACTCCGCGAAGGTCGTCCATCGAGACCAAGGCCGTGATCCTGGCCGCCGCCCGGGAACGATTCGGTTCCGACGGCTACGAACGCGCGACGATTCGGGCGATCGCCTCCGATGCGGCGATCGATCCGTCGATGGTGATGCGTTACTTCGGCACGAAGGAGAAGTTGTTCGCCGCCGCGGCGGACGTCGACCTTCGGTTCCCCGCACTCGATACGGTCCCCCGCTCGCACCTCGGCGCGGTGCTCTCGGCGCACTTCCTCGACCGCTGGGAGGGTGACGAGGCGATGCTGATCCTGCTGCGGACCGGGGTGACGAACGACGACGCCGCCGAGCGTATGCGCGCGGTCTTCGCGGACCAGCTCGCCCCGCTTGTGCTCCGCACCTGTCCGAACGCCGCCGAGGCCCCCCGGCGCGCCGGCCTGATCGCCACCCAGGTGCTGGGGCTCGCCCTGTGCCGATACGTCCTGCGACTGCCGCCGATCGTGGCCATGACGCATCCCGAGGTCGTCGCCTGGCTCGGCCCCCAGATCCAACGCTGCTTGACCGGGAACCTGGGAGCGGAAGGCTCGGGTGCGGGAGGTCCGGGGGCGTGA
- a CDS encoding sensor histidine kinase: MTTRTRWGGASVADALLAVLLAAGAVGAAQVWSAQRALDPVGAALLLGATIPLAWRRVRPGTVLVLTFALTVPYHHREYLHESAAVPALVALGTYAAYVRRGAAVAVGVAALTVAVVAMTLGGTDGPSWRDRCGMAGWVVAAVVAGQAWRSHHDYVSAIIDRAERAERSRDEVARRRVAEERLRIARDLHDLLAHSITLIGVQAGVAAHLAAQEPPAEREVMVGALDTIAQTCRDARHELRATLSVLRDAEEVASYEAVPGLAGLDGLVPLAGAARSAGIDVTLTGHDGPTPAPEVGVAVYRIVQEALTNVVKHSQAHTVRVELIAEETELRVSVVDDGHANEVGEGAGFGILGMTERARSVGGTLVAGPAPEGGFAVSAVLPMARSEGAG, from the coding sequence GTGACGACACGAACGAGGTGGGGTGGGGCGTCCGTCGCGGACGCCCTGCTCGCCGTCCTGTTGGCGGCGGGGGCGGTCGGCGCGGCGCAGGTGTGGTCGGCGCAGCGGGCGCTGGACCCGGTCGGCGCGGCGCTGTTGCTCGGTGCCACGATTCCGCTCGCCTGGCGCCGGGTGCGGCCGGGGACGGTGCTGGTGCTGACGTTCGCGCTCACCGTGCCGTACCACCACCGCGAGTACCTGCACGAGAGCGCCGCGGTGCCGGCGTTGGTGGCGTTGGGGACGTACGCGGCGTACGTGCGGCGCGGGGCGGCCGTCGCGGTCGGGGTGGCGGCGCTGACCGTGGCGGTCGTGGCGATGACCCTGGGCGGTACGGACGGGCCGAGTTGGCGCGATCGTTGCGGGATGGCGGGCTGGGTGGTCGCGGCGGTGGTCGCGGGCCAGGCGTGGCGCAGCCATCACGACTACGTGAGCGCGATCATCGATCGGGCCGAGCGCGCCGAACGCTCCCGGGACGAGGTGGCCCGGCGGCGGGTCGCCGAGGAACGCCTGCGTATCGCGCGGGACCTGCACGATCTGCTGGCGCACAGCATCACGCTGATCGGCGTCCAGGCGGGCGTGGCCGCGCACCTCGCCGCGCAGGAGCCGCCGGCCGAACGGGAGGTCATGGTGGGCGCGTTGGACACGATCGCGCAGACCTGCCGGGACGCCCGCCACGAACTCCGGGCCACGCTGTCGGTGTTGCGGGACGCCGAGGAGGTCGCGTCGTACGAGGCGGTGCCGGGGCTGGCCGGCCTGGACGGCCTGGTTCCGCTGGCGGGCGCGGCCCGCTCCGCCGGCATCGACGTCACCCTGACCGGACACGACGGCCCGACGCCCGCGCCCGAGGTGGGCGTCGCCGTGTACCGGATCGTTCAGGAGGCGCTGACGAACGTGGTCAAGCACTCGCAAGCGCACACGGTACGGGTGGAACTCATCGCCGAGGAGACCGAGTTGCGGGTGAGCGTCGTCGACGACGGGCACGCGAACGAGGTCGGGGAGGGCGCCGGCTTCGGCATCCTCGGAATGACCGAACGGGCCCGCAGCGTGGGCGGCACGCTGGTCGCGGGCCCCGCTCCCGAGGGCGGGTTCGCGGTCTCGGCGGTGTTGCCGATGGCGCGGTCGGAGGGCGCGGGGTGA
- a CDS encoding response regulator transcription factor, with translation MGDALRVLLADDQHLVRSAFAMLVASAADMEVVGEAADGRAALELARECRPDVVVMDIRMPILDGIEATRLIAADPELSRVRVLVLTTYEDDENVLAALRAGAGGFLVKDTRPAELLAAIRTIGAGEALLSPGPTARLISRVLRMPATASTGTPGSPRVADLSAREREVLTLVGRGLTNAEIGTLLGLSPLTAKTHVSRIMARLGARDRPQLVVIAYESGLIVPGDDPSPT, from the coding sequence ATGGGCGATGCCTTGCGGGTGTTGCTGGCCGATGATCAGCATCTGGTGCGGTCGGCGTTCGCGATGTTGGTGGCGTCGGCGGCCGACATGGAGGTGGTCGGTGAGGCCGCCGACGGGCGGGCCGCGCTCGAACTCGCCCGGGAGTGCAGGCCGGACGTCGTGGTGATGGACATTCGGATGCCGATCCTGGACGGGATCGAGGCGACGCGGCTGATCGCGGCGGATCCGGAGTTGTCCCGGGTCCGGGTGCTGGTGTTGACGACCTACGAGGACGACGAGAACGTGCTGGCCGCGTTGCGGGCGGGGGCCGGCGGGTTCCTGGTCAAGGACACGCGCCCGGCCGAACTCCTGGCCGCCATCCGCACGATCGGCGCCGGCGAGGCGCTGCTGTCGCCCGGGCCGACCGCACGGTTGATCTCGCGCGTGTTGCGGATGCCGGCGACGGCGAGCACGGGTACGCCGGGCTCGCCGCGGGTGGCCGACCTGTCGGCGCGCGAACGCGAGGTGTTGACGCTGGTCGGACGAGGGCTGACGAACGCGGAGATCGGCACGCTGCTCGGGCTCAGCCCGCTGACCGCCAAGACGCACGTGAGCCGCATCATGGCCCGGCTCGGCGCCCGGGACCGGCCGCAACTGGTCGTCATCGCCTACGAGTCGGGTCTGATCGTGCCGGGGGACGACCCGTCGCCGACGTAG
- a CDS encoding MMPL family transporter has product MEILSQDEGGVGSASVGHDPVVPPGRPGPRRRRRGRLWGVPWVVLGGWVLVVLVAGMFAAKLGDVQRNEAVDYLPANAESTQVARIQGGLPGGDAMDVQIVYRRDGGLTPADREAAAAGIADVVARHPLVGGSGPAAQESVDHTTLRYALSVDRRGAEPDDIVPDIRTLVERHPDGLSVRVGGPGGITADMQEVFASIDGTLMLASVLVVAVLLMLTYRSPYLWIVPLVCAGVAVAVATATVYGLVRAFGITVTGQSSGVLTVLVFGAGTDYALLLVARYREELRVHERPLEAMFAALRGCGPAVLASSGTVVVGLLCLTAADLNSSRGMGPVGAVGVVCALAVMTTLLPAILVLLGRRVFWPFVPVFGSTPKLGRGAYARIGTAVSRRPIAVLVAGVVLLGAGALTAFGLPGALRQSDGFTKKPESIVAQETLSAAFPEQSGAPIAVLARSERAAGVLAAVGSTAGVEHVRQGRTADGWTEILAFAKDRPESAGEHATIERLRAVPDARVGGPTAQQMDTAHTTARDRRVVVPLVLLAVLLVLIVLLRSLVAPLILVAAVGLVWAASLGLGGLVFEHGFGYAGVDAQTPLLTFVFLVALGVDYGIFLMHRVREMALRGDSVRIAAPAALETTGGVIASAGFVLAATFSVLALLPLVSLVELGFVVAVGVLIDTFLVRTFLVTAASVALDRWIWWPGPLSRRPARGTTGTRPVQPPVSSRKMAV; this is encoded by the coding sequence ATGGAGATTTTGTCGCAGGACGAGGGCGGCGTCGGGTCCGCTTCGGTCGGGCACGATCCGGTCGTGCCGCCCGGGCGGCCGGGGCCACGGCGGCGGCGGCGGGGGCGGTTGTGGGGGGTGCCGTGGGTGGTGCTGGGTGGGTGGGTGTTGGTCGTGCTGGTGGCGGGGATGTTCGCCGCCAAGCTCGGTGACGTGCAGCGCAACGAGGCCGTGGACTACCTGCCCGCCAACGCCGAGTCCACCCAAGTGGCCCGGATCCAGGGCGGCTTGCCGGGCGGCGACGCCATGGACGTACAGATCGTGTATCGCCGCGACGGCGGATTGACGCCCGCCGACCGGGAGGCGGCCGCCGCAGGGATCGCCGACGTGGTGGCTCGGCATCCGCTCGTGGGTGGGTCGGGGCCGGCCGCGCAGGAGTCGGTCGATCACACCACGCTGCGCTACGCGTTGTCCGTCGACCGCCGGGGTGCCGAACCGGACGACATCGTGCCGGATATCCGCACCCTCGTGGAGCGGCATCCCGACGGGCTCAGCGTGCGTGTCGGTGGCCCCGGCGGCATCACGGCGGACATGCAGGAGGTGTTCGCGTCCATCGACGGGACGCTGATGCTCGCGAGCGTGCTCGTGGTGGCCGTGTTGCTCATGTTGACCTACCGCAGTCCCTACCTCTGGATCGTGCCGCTCGTCTGCGCCGGGGTTGCCGTGGCCGTCGCGACGGCGACGGTGTACGGGCTGGTGCGAGCGTTCGGGATCACCGTCACCGGGCAAAGCTCCGGGGTGTTGACGGTGCTCGTGTTCGGGGCGGGCACCGACTACGCGCTGCTCCTGGTGGCCCGCTACCGCGAGGAACTGCGGGTGCACGAACGCCCGTTGGAGGCCATGTTCGCCGCGCTGCGCGGCTGTGGGCCCGCCGTGTTGGCCTCGTCGGGGACGGTCGTGGTCGGGCTGCTCTGCCTCACCGCCGCCGATCTGAACAGCAGTCGGGGCATGGGGCCGGTCGGGGCGGTGGGCGTGGTGTGTGCGCTCGCGGTGATGACGACCCTGCTCCCGGCGATCCTCGTGTTGCTGGGGCGGCGGGTGTTCTGGCCGTTCGTACCGGTGTTCGGGAGTACGCCGAAGCTGGGGCGCGGCGCCTACGCGCGGATCGGAACGGCGGTGTCCAGGCGGCCGATCGCCGTCCTGGTCGCGGGAGTCGTGCTGCTCGGGGCGGGGGCGTTGACCGCGTTCGGGCTGCCGGGTGCGCTGCGGCAGAGTGACGGCTTCACCAAGAAGCCCGAGTCGATCGTGGCCCAGGAGACGTTGAGCGCGGCCTTCCCGGAGCAGTCCGGTGCGCCGATCGCGGTGCTGGCGCGGAGCGAGCGGGCTGCGGGCGTGCTGGCGGCGGTGGGCTCGACCGCGGGGGTCGAGCACGTGCGTCAGGGACGAACGGCCGATGGATGGACGGAGATCCTGGCCTTCGCGAAGGATCGGCCCGAGTCGGCCGGGGAGCATGCCACGATCGAACGCCTGCGTGCGGTACCGGATGCCCGAGTCGGCGGCCCCACCGCGCAGCAGATGGACACCGCGCACACCACGGCCAGGGACCGCCGCGTCGTCGTGCCGCTCGTGCTGCTCGCGGTATTGCTGGTGTTGATCGTGCTGTTGCGCAGCCTGGTGGCGCCGCTGATCCTGGTCGCCGCCGTCGGGCTGGTCTGGGCGGCGTCGCTCGGACTGGGCGGGCTGGTCTTCGAGCACGGCTTCGGGTACGCGGGCGTGGACGCGCAGACGCCGCTGCTGACCTTCGTGTTCCTGGTCGCGCTCGGGGTGGATTACGGGATCTTCCTGATGCACCGCGTGCGGGAGATGGCGCTGCGCGGGGATTCGGTGCGGATTGCCGCGCCGGCCGCGCTGGAGACCACCGGCGGGGTGATCGCCTCGGCCGGGTTCGTGCTCGCGGCGACGTTCTCGGTCCTCGCGCTGCTGCCGCTGGTCTCGCTCGTGGAACTGGGATTCGTGGTCGCGGTGGGGGTGTTGATCGATACGTTCCTGGTCCGGACGTTCCTGGTCACCGCGGCGAGCGTGGCGCTGGATCGGTGGATCTGGTGGCCCGGCCCGCTGTCCCGACGGCCCGCGCGGGGCACCACGGGCACCCGGCCGGTGCAACCGCCCGTGTCGTCCCGGAAGATGGCGGTGTGA
- a CDS encoding MarR family winged helix-turn-helix transcriptional regulator, giving the protein MAASGVGGADVDRAAAEPPGFELPLRLLMAFRALIDEVHAELARQGHPDMRPMHGFVFQAIGPHGTTAADLGRLLGVSKQAAGKTIDGLEQLGYVERHTDPNDARRKLVGLTAHGVDSLVKSAAIFEDVRAKWADRLGVDRLRALEEGLRVMTPGDTIHLDMPAWFGGG; this is encoded by the coding sequence ATGGCTGCTTCGGGAGTGGGCGGAGCCGATGTGGACAGAGCGGCTGCAGAGCCGCCCGGCTTCGAGTTGCCGTTGCGGCTGCTGATGGCCTTTCGGGCGTTGATCGACGAGGTGCATGCGGAGTTGGCCCGTCAGGGGCATCCGGACATGCGGCCCATGCACGGCTTCGTGTTTCAGGCGATCGGTCCGCACGGGACCACGGCGGCGGATCTCGGGCGGCTGTTGGGGGTTTCGAAGCAGGCGGCGGGCAAGACGATCGATGGGCTGGAGCAGCTGGGCTATGTCGAGCGGCACACGGATCCGAATGACGCGCGGCGCAAGCTGGTTGGGCTCACCGCGCATGGGGTCGACTCGTTGGTGAAGTCGGCCGCGATCTTCGAGGACGTCAGGGCCAAGTGGGCGGACCGGCTGGGCGTGGATCGGTTGCGTGCGCTGGAGGAGGGCCTTCGGGTGATGACGCCCGGGGACACGATCCACCTCGACATGCCGGCGTGGTTCGGCGGCGGCTGA